GCTTTTACCCCGAGTGCTACTGCCAGGTGGGTTTTACCCACACCTGGCGGCCCCAGCAGGATCACGTTCTCGCTGCGCTCCACGAACGCCAGCCCGGCCAGTTCCCGGACGATCTTACGATCTATACCTGGCTGGAAGCCGAAGTCGAACTGCTCCAGCGTTTTGACCCACGGGAACCGTGCCTGTTTTAGCCGAGACTCCATACCTCGCTGATGTCTCCCGTTCCATTCCTGTTGCAGCGCCATACACAGGAACTCGCGGTAGTTCAGCTCTTTTTTGGCCGCCAGCTCCAGCAGGCTTTCGACGTGGTAGCCCAGATGTTCCATTTTCAGACGACCCAGCAGTGCCTCCAGTTCGTGCATCACAACAGCTCCTCATACGCACTTAGCGGGCGATGTTCCACCTGACTGACCTGCTGCCAGAGCGGGGCGTGATGCTCCGGCACGGTCTGCCAGCCGGATGAAGCCGAACAGAGCCGGTGCGATGCCATCTGCTGCTCATTACTGTAGATCCGCAGCTCATCATCCAGCGAGATCCGTATTGAGACCGGCTGACCACAAAGGCTTTCCGGTACGCTGTAACGGTTTCCGCCAACCTCGATATAGCCATCCCAGGAGACATGGCGGATATCGAAGTAGCTGGTATCGAAGTCAGTATCCGGTAACGGCTGAAGATGCTCCTGTTCCTGCGTGAAGCGCTGTTCCGGTGTCTGCCTGAACTGGCGAAGTTCCCGTCGGTCAGCAACGTCAGCCATCCACTGCTCCAGTAACTGATTAACATGGGCGAAGCTGTCGAACCGGCGGTACCGGACGAAGAAGTTCTCCTTGAGGTATTTCACCATCCGTTCCACCTTACCTTTGGTTCTGGCCCTTCGCGGGCGGCAGGCCCGTGGCAGGAAGCCATAGTGGTCGGCCAGCAGCAGGAACCCGGAGTTGAACACCACTTTCCCGTTGTTATTTTTCAGCACCGCGGCTTTCTGATTATCGACCAGCACGGTTTTCACGCTGCCGCCGAAGTAGCGGAAGGCGCGAACCAGAGACTCATAGGTATGCTCAGCATCCTGCTTTGGTGCGGCGAAGACATGGAAGCGGCGGGAGAACCCCAGCGTGTTAACCGCGAAGCTAACTTTGCATCGTTGTCCGGCAACCTCAGCCTCAATTTCCCCCCAGTCATGCTGGAGCTGGTAGCCGGGCTGGGTTTCGAAGCGAACTGTTTTCTTCGATGGCCGCATCTTACGTTTGGGCTGGATGTAGTAACGCAACATGGAGCGGCCGCCGGTATAACCCATCGTTTTGATTTCCGCGAGGATGACCTCGCCGTTCCAGACGTTCTCTGCCAGACGCATGTCGATATAGTCCATGAACGGCCTGAGTTTAGCCATTTTGTGGCGTGTTTTTCTGGCCGGAGGTTCCGGGTATTTCAGGTACCGTCTGACGGTTCGCTCAGAACAACCCACCTGAGTGGCAATATCGACAATATACGCACCCTGCTGGCGCATTTGCTTTATCATGTAAAAGTCCTCTCTGCTCAGCATGCTGATGTCCTTTCTGGTGTGAGAACCTCAAGGAAACAACATGTTGGGTGGAGCGGACAAGCCAAATGGTGAATTACCGTCTTATATCACTGGCGCTGACACTTGAGCAGTTGCCCCCATCGAATGGCATGTGCCGGCTGTGATTTTAATGTTCCCAAAGCCAGCGCCAGAGCGCAGGCTTTAGAAAGTAAAGCATCAATCGGACATTACTTGGAGGCCGTGCCCCTGACGGCGGATGAGCGGGCTATTGTTGAGGGTGACCTGGAAAAGCTGGATGGACTTATACGAAAGCTCGATGATGTACCGACGCTGGATGGCAAAACGCCCATCGAGATCGCGGCAAAAAAAGCCAATAATCGTGGGCGTCCCAAGGAGCCGCTGATTTACTCGTTTTTTGCCCCGAGAACTCTCTGGAAACCTTGATTTATAACGGGTCAATAACTAAGTTTTGAATAAATCAGCGTTTCCCTAGCGTGTCTTTTCTCTCACGGAGGCCCATCTAAATGAGTCGATGCAACGGGTTATTGGCTATCCAGGGCTTTTCTTATCTTCCGCGCTCGGGACGACTCGATAGACATACTATAATTTTCTGGATCACCCCCCACCCGATAGACACGGAATGCCTCAGCACGTTCGTTTAACGTTTCTCTGGAAGAGGACCGGTTTGTGCTGACAATATCGTTTGCTATGTGGGGCTGAGCGTTCGCTACAGCAGTCACTGTGCCACGGGAATGCGCATGTTTATAAAATACGGCAGGCAGCACTTGCTTTCCGTCAACCAATTCTATTCCTCTGGCAAGTCGCGATCGGCTATCTTCAGTCTCTGGAAAACAATAGCCACTATCAGCCAAAGTTTCATGAAGACTGTCAAAGACACTATCTTTTTGGTAGGCGCACAAAGCAAAGTTAAGCGAAAATATAACACAGTCGTGCCATGAGCGTTGTGCATCAGTCTCTATGACAGACATCTTAGCATTTCCTCGAAATCGCGTATTGACCTCCTCGCGCAGTTGAGGATAGCCCGGTAAGTAAGCAGGAGGGTAAACATCATCCTTATAGGCGGTAATGGGCTCCAATACGATCAGCGTCTTTTGACCATTGGCGTGGTTACGTACGTCCACCGCAACGTGGTGAAGCGAGGGCGGATTTAGCCGAAAAACGCCACGCCACGCGCCAGGCTCATTATGACTTTGTAAATGATCGAGGAATGTGAAGCGCGAGTCGAAACAATGAAGGTTAAGTTGTGAATAGCTTGTGTTATAAGCTGAGACAAGCGATCCCAGGCTTTGAACGTCAAGTTGGAGTGTATCAATGTTGGACTGTCGGTATTCTATATTGTCGAGTATGTTTTTTGCATAATGCAAGAGATCCGGATTTGAACTCATCAGTGATCTGTAGTACGACTCGCGGAGCGCTGAAATCTTGTACTTGGCTCTGTCGGGTATGTCAGCAGCTACAGGTTGCCTAGGCGAGTGCGTAGGGAATTGCTCCCATTCGCTGTCGGAACTTGAAGGGCTTGAAGATGCTTGGTCGGTATCAGCGCCATAATTTCTCCCATAATCTTCGTTATAGTCATGCCGGACGCTAGGTTTGGAAACGCAAATTCCCATCGTGATGTTCCTTACTGCATAGAAGGCTTCTGGATTAAACGCCCTTGAGTGGTCAGCTAAGCTACCGTGGTTCCATGAACGATGGTCATCCTGCCTATCAAGCCAACCAGAGACCGTGAGCTACAGGGCACATCAGTGTGTTGACTTTCTATTCCACATAAATGCGGACATGTCGAGCAGAGTGATGGCTTTGCTTGAAGAGATGGCGCTTGCATTGGAAATCTATTCGATTGATGTGGCATTCCTTGATCTGACGGGTGTGAGCCAGTGCAGGCAACTTGAGCAGTTTGGTCGTGAAGTGAGAGAGCGCATTCTCATGGAAACGGGTTTGACAGTTGTTATAGGGATCGCGCAGACAAAAACCCTGGCAAAGGCGGCTAACTTCTCGGCCAAGAAATGGAGCAAAACCGGCGGCGTGGTGGATTTGTCCGACCCGGCAAAGGAAGTTGTTGGGGCACATGCCAGTCGATGAAGTCTGGGGGGGTGGAAGGCGGATCAGCAAGAAACTGGGTGTGCTGGGGATAACTAAGGCGCTACAGCTTGCAGATTGCTCGCCTTGGTTTGTTCGCAAAAATTTCAACGTGGTATTGGAGAGGACGGTCCGGGAATTGAACGGGGAGTGAACCGCCCCGGTTTTCTTGGAGAGGGTTAAAGCAGGACGCTCAGGCTGCCAGATTGTTACATTTTCTGGAAGCATAATATGCTTTCTCGGCTTCCACTGGTGGTATGTGACCGATGCGTTCGAGCAACCGTCGATTGTTGTACCTGTCCACCCACGCCAGCGTTGCCAACTCCACTTCTACCTGATTTTTCCAGCTTTTACGGTGTATGCAGCTTTGTAAAGGCCGTTGATACTCTCGGCCAGAGCATTATCGTAGGCGTCCACCAAAGTTGATTGGGGCACTCTGCCACGAACTGACGGTTTACCCGCTCTGCTGCCGCCGCTGTTTTGCGGCTGATCGTAGTCCTGATGACCTTGCCACGGAGTACGCCCCGCAGACCCATCATTTTCATCAGACGCTCCACAGTACATCGTGCAACGCTGAAGCCCTCGCGGAGCAACTTTTCGTGCCCCGTAAACACGGTAATTTTCTTCATAAACGCGTTTTATCTCCAGGCTGATCTGAGCATCACGCTTTTCTCGTTGGCGACATTTTTCGGGGTGCTGCCGGCGTTGCTGATGCCAGTAATATGTCGACGTGGCAATATCCAGCTCGCGACATACCGGCCCGACCCCGTGCGTACCACTCAGACGTTCCATAAGTGGCATTATTTTTTCCAGTGGCGGTCGATCTCCGCCTGCGCAAAATAAGCAGAGGCCTGACGCAATATGTCATTGCTTCGGCGGAGTTCCCGATTTTCACGCTCCAGTTCTTTTAAACGCCAGCGTTCATCAACAGTCAGTCTCCCATCATCAAAATTTCTGGGGGAAACATCGCCATGAGTATCAGTTCTGTGCTGTCGCAGCCAGGCCCGCAAGGTATCGTAATGACAAGCCAATTTTTGATGAGATGGCGCGAATGGCATCCGGCTCGGAGTCATATTCAGCGCGGTGTTCAAGAATCATCCTGACGGCACGTTCACGTAGCTCTGGCGGATAACGGTTTGCTGATTTTGATTTCATTTAGGATCGCCTTCCACTGAGAGTTTAGTCTCCAGGAAACCCGGTACGGTTCAGTGATTTCTAGCGCGATATTTTTCTGTTCCGGGCAACTGAACCATCAACCATCCAGACACAGACTTGAAAAACAGATTTGGCAATATCGATACCAACAACGCTGCTCGTATTCATGTGATGTTACTCCCAGATTAATGCAGTCAGTAAAAGTATGGCACTGACTATCTTAGGAAGGGGCGTCCATCACATCACTTCAATGACGCTGTTCAGTAATTCAATGGCGTTCGAGGTATACATTGCCTAGCGGATAATGCAGCGTTGAATGTGGGTCTGCGGATACACGCTGTTTATCGCATCTGGAAAGCCTTTCAGACCATCCATACCGGCGATCAGAATGTCCTCAAGCCCCATCATTGATGCTACATTTTGCCACAATGAGTTTGCTTTATTTTATGTCATCAATCACTGGGCATCATCACCGACTTATCGGGCAAGCCGCGTCAACGCACCAACCGCCAAATACTCGCATCTTCCTTCTCTCCCTGTTTTTAGTGCACCCATATATTGATTAATTTTTTTAATGGTTAAACCAAAATTAGCGTCTATATTTAACCCATACTTTTTAGCAAGCACAGGCGTTATATTTTAGATAAAAATAAATAAAATCGGCTTTACACTGATTTTTATGGATTTTTTCAGGCGAAGATATCTCGCTCCTTTCCCATGCCTATAAAAAATTCATTAATTAAATTAACTAATAATCCGTCGGAATAATAATTCGGCAGGAATGCGCTCGTAGTTAAAAAACAGCCTCAATTATATCGGAATTGGAGTATTTCAATGTCATTTATTCAAAACCATTCTCAGGAAAGCCAGCCTGTAATTAATAACGAATATTCCTCCAACTCTTGCAGATTACCACTGAGTTCTACTCAACAAGTGGTGTGGCTTGACCAGACGCTTAATCCAGACTCTCCTAATTACAACATCGGCATACGGCTCCGTATCGACGGGCATCTGGATGAAGCGCTTTTTGGCCAGGCTTTCGACATTCTTGTATCGCGTCATGATGCATTGCGTTTACAGCTTGTTCACACCGATAGCTTACCTTTTCAGGAACTCACTGATGCGATTTCAGAGCCTATAAGCACGTATGATTTCTCACAATATGATGATGCAGAAACTCAGACTCAGCAGCACATCCATACAACATTTGGGCGCCCGTTCAATCTGCGTGAAAGGCTATGGCGTTCCGAACTGATGCGAGTAAGCGGCACGCGTTGGTACTGGCAATTTTGCTGCCATCATCTGGTCGCAGATGGTTGGAGTTTAAAACTGCTTTTCAACGATCTGACAGATACTTACAACCGGTTAATTAACCGGGAGGAAATGAAAGGCGTCGCCCCTTCCTATCTTGAATTTGTTACTGAAGATCTGACTTATCTCAACACCAAGAATTATCAATCCGACCTGAAATTCTGGCTGACTCGTTTTAAGACCTTACCTCCGGCATTGCTACCCCTATCAAACCCAAGCCACAAACACATATACAAGTTATCCTCACCCCATCTATGGGAATTAGAAAATCAATACTTTCAGCAAATCGAAAGTATTGTGGCCGAGCAGGGGTTCTCCATTCTCCATTTTATGTACGCTATTCTGGCGTGTTATTTTTCTCGAACCTCAAAAGCGGAAGACATTGTCATTGGCATTCCTATACATAATCGTAGAAATGCCAAACAAAAGAATACGATAGGGATGTTCTCATCCGTCATTCCCGTAGGTGTGAACATTATTAAAGGGGATTCTTTTCTTGATATCATGCGAAAGGTAGCAGTGGAACTGCGCCATTGCTATAAACATCAACGCCTACCCATCACAGAAATTAATCAGCACACGCGAATCAGACAAAAAACAGGTCGAACTCAGCTTTTCGATATCACGTTATCGCTTGAATGGTTTGGCTTTAACATTCATGTGGAAGGTACGGATACCGAATTCCAGACACCACATCGTGCGACACAATTTCCCCTGGCTATCAGCATCTATCAATATAATTTTGAAGATAAAAACCACCCCGTCACCATCGAGTTCAATTTCGATACCAACTATCTGACCCGTGATGAAGTTGTAGCCATTCAGTCGCGCTTAGCCATGTTAGTCGACGCCGCCATCACATCGTTGGATATGCAGGTTGAGAACGCGCCTATCCTACCACCAACGGAATGTCGGCAGGTGTTAGTGGATTTCAATGCCACCGACGCCA
This is a stretch of genomic DNA from Brenneria rubrifaciens. It encodes these proteins:
- the istA gene encoding IS21 family transposase — its product is MLSREDFYMIKQMRQQGAYIVDIATQVGCSERTVRRYLKYPEPPARKTRHKMAKLRPFMDYIDMRLAENVWNGEVILAEIKTMGYTGGRSMLRYYIQPKRKMRPSKKTVRFETQPGYQLQHDWGEIEAEVAGQRCKVSFAVNTLGFSRRFHVFAAPKQDAEHTYESLVRAFRYFGGSVKTVLVDNQKAAVLKNNNGKVVFNSGFLLLADHYGFLPRACRPRRARTKGKVERMVKYLKENFFVRYRRFDSFAHVNQLLEQWMADVADRRELRQFRQTPEQRFTQEQEHLQPLPDTDFDTSYFDIRHVSWDGYIEVGGNRYSVPESLCGQPVSIRISLDDELRIYSNEQQMASHRLCSASSGWQTVPEHHAPLWQQVSQVEHRPLSAYEELL
- the xopJ gene encoding YopJ family type III secretion system effector XopJ — encoded protein: MGICVSKPSVRHDYNEDYGRNYGADTDQASSSPSSSDSEWEQFPTHSPRQPVAADIPDRAKYKISALRESYYRSLMSSNPDLLHYAKNILDNIEYRQSNIDTLQLDVQSLGSLVSAYNTSYSQLNLHCFDSRFTFLDHLQSHNEPGAWRGVFRLNPPSLHHVAVDVRNHANGQKTLIVLEPITAYKDDVYPPAYLPGYPQLREEVNTRFRGNAKMSVIETDAQRSWHDCVIFSLNFALCAYQKDSVFDSLHETLADSGYCFPETEDSRSRLARGIELVDGKQVLPAVFYKHAHSRGTVTAVANAQPHIANDIVSTNRSSSRETLNERAEAFRVYRVGGDPENYSMSIESSRARKIRKALDSQ